GGGGCGCGTAAGGTGGCTTGCAGCCCGAGCTCCTCGGTGGTGGACTTTGTCCATGAATTGCCGCCGTACGGGGCGCCCCGCTGCACACTCCGCCGCAAGGCTTCCAATTCAGCGTCCGTCTGCGCGGCATTGACGTGCTCGCGCCAACGGCGCGGGCGGGGAACCGGCCAATTCGAAAGCCATGCCTTCTGCTCGGCAGTTCCCTGTTCGCGAATCCAGAGACTGCCCCACCGCCAATCGACGGCCCGGCGGACCAGCCCGGCGCGTAGCGCGTTGCGCTCCACATACCGCAGAACCTGGTAAAAGTGCTCGTCCGCTTCGACGGGAAACGACTTGAATCGCCCCTGGTAGACGTGGCCGTAACCGACCCGCCGTTTGGCCCGCACCCAACGCGTGGCATGCGTCACCGTGAGCCGCTGGAAGAACAACGCCAGTTGGTCATCCGCCTCGGGCCACAGGACAAAATGCCAGTGGTTGGGCATCACACAGTACCCGCAGACACGCAACGGCAC
The DNA window shown above is from Pirellulales bacterium and carries:
- a CDS encoding transposase encodes the protein MPRTARAAPGGFVYHVLNRGVGRMRLFDKARDYEAFEETLAETLAKVPLRVCGYCVMPNHWHFVLWPEADDQLALFFQRLTVTHATRWVRAKRRVGYGHVYQGRFKSFPVEADEHFYQVLRYVERNALRAGLVRRAVDWRWGSLWIREQGTAEQKAWLSNWPVPRPRRWREHVNAAQTDAELEALRRSVQRGAPYGGNSWTKSTTEELGLQATLRAPGRPRKNSPPEQ